The sequence TAAAATGCGCTCAAAATATCCATGGGCATAATTATGAAGTGGAGGTTTTTATTGAGACCAACCGCTTAGATAGCGCGAACATGGCGTTAGATTTTGGGCTGATGCAACAAGAAATGCAAGTTTTCATTGAGTCGTTTGATCATGCCCATCATTTTTGGGACAAAGAAAGCGATGAATTCCAGCGTTTTATAGAAAATCATTGCGTTCGTTATGTGAAATGCTCGTTTAATTTGAGCGCGGAGAGTTACGCTCTCATGTTTTTATACTACTTGACAAGGATTTTACAAAAAAGCGTTTTTTCTAATAATGAAGGGGAATTAAAAGTCTCTAGCGTGCGCGTGCATGAGACTAAAAACGGCTACGCTGAAAGCTTTTTAAAAGATTTAGAAAACCCTCATTTTAAATCTTTAGTGCATCCAAATTGCGTCTCTTTCTCGCAAGGCATTCAAAATTTGTGGCACGATAAGGACTTTTTTAATAGAATCATCAGCGATGAAAAACAATGCTTTTTCCACGCTAAACCCTTACACCAGATCCCTTAAAAATGAAACTCCCGGTCGTTGAGAGCTTTTTTTCCTTACAAGGTGAAGGAAAAAGGATAGGCAAGCCCAGTCTTTTTTTACGCTTAGGGGGGTGTAATCTTTCGTGTAAGGGCTTTAATTGTAAAACCATATTGAATGATGAAATTCTAACAGGTTGCGATAGTTTGTATGCGGTGCATCCTAAATTCAAAACATCTTGGGATTATTACAACGATCCTAAACCTTTGATTGAACGATTAGAGAGTTTAGCCCCTAATTATAAACATTTTGATTTCATTCTTACAGGCGGGGAGCCAAGTTTGTATTTTAATAACCCTATTTTAATCAGCGTTTTAGAGCATTTTTATCGCCAAAAAATCCCTTTATGTGTAGAGAGTAACGGCTCTATTTTTTTTGAATTTAGCCCTATTTTAAAAGAATTGCATTTCACTCTAAGCGTCAAACTCTCTTTTTCTTTAGAGGAAGAAAGCAAGCGGATCAACCTTAAAGCCTTGCAAAATATCTTAAATAACGCTAAAAGCACGCATTTTAAATTCGTATTGGAGAGTCAAAACGCCGCTCAATCTATTATAGAAATTCAAAGCCTTTTGAAACAACTCTCCTTAAAAAATAATGAAATCTTTTTAATGCCCTTAGGCACAAATAACAACGAGCTAGACAAAAATCTAAAAACCCTAGCCCCCCTAGCCATAAAGCATGGTTTCAGGCTGAGCGATAGGCTTCATATCCGCTTGTGGGATAATCAAAAAGGGTTTTAAAATCCATCATATCATACAAAGCGTTATTATTTTAAGCTAAAAATTGTTATCATTACATTCATTAAGGGATCATTTTATCTTTGGAAGTTAGGAAATCATGACCATCAAAGTTTTTTCACCCCAATACCTCACTGAATTAGAAGAATTTTATGCCAAGCGTATCGCTGATAACCCTTTAGGGTTTGTCCAACGCTTGGATCTTTTGCCCAGCATTAGCGGGTTCGTTCAAAAATTACGCGAGCATGGCGGAGAATTTTTTGGAATGAGAAAGGATAAAAAGCTCATTGGGATTTGCGGGCTTAATCCTATCAATCAAACAGAAGCAGAGCTGTGCAAATTCCACATAAATAGCGCTTATCAATCCCAAGGGTTGGGTCAAAAACTCTATGAGAGCGTGGAACGATACGCTTTGATTAAAGGCTATACTAAAATCTCTCTGCATGTGAGCAAGAGTCAGATTAAGGCATGCAACCTCTATCAAAAGCTGGGTTTTGTGCAAATCAAAGAAGAGGATTGCGTGGTGGAGTTGGGCGAAGAGACTTTGATTTTCCCCACTCTTTTTATGGAAAAGATTCTGTCTTGATTGGCGCATCCATTTGACACATGCTCAAGCAATAATTTCCCTACCAAACTTTCATTAACACAACCTAATTAATGTTAAATAAACCCTAAAACAAACGCTTGCTGTTAAAATTTTATTTTTCAAGCGCTTCGCAAAGTTTTAGAAGCCCTATTTTAGGGGTTAACGCTAAAATAGGCTATCAAAACTACTTTAATGATTTTATAGGGTTGGCTTATTATGGCATCATCAAATACAATTACGCTAAAGCGAGCAGTGAGAAAGTCCAGCAATTGAGCTATGGCGGTTGGGTGGAATTGTTGGTGGATTTCATCACCACTTACTCCAATAAAAATAGGGGTTAGGGGATTTTAATGAGATTGCAGAGGGGAATATAATATCCCCCCACCCCCTTAAGAGTTTTACAACAAAATGAGATTCAAAACGAAAAAATTTTATCATCACCAAAACCCACCAACGCTATCGGCTAAGTTTTGATTGAATCACTCAAAGGTTTGTGCATCCTTCATGCTGTGGGCGACACTTCGTGTTGGGTATTAGATTTATTGTAAATTGGTGCCATTAAAAGCGATACGATAAAAGCGATTAAAGCAACCACAAAAATATAAAAGCTTAAACCATAACTTTGCAAGCTTTCAGGTGCTGCTATAGCTTTTGCGTTTAACCAGCTTGAAAGTTGAGGGGTAAAGCCAGCGGTTATAGCATAGGCTATATTATAGGCAAAGGAAATCCCGCTAAAACGGATTTTGGCGCTAAACACATCGCTCATAAAAATGGGGCAAAAATTCATAATACCCGCGCAAAAGCAAGCTAAAAAGTATAAAACTATGGTATTTGCTAAACTTGGCGCGTTAGAATAAAATTCTTTGAAGAATAAAAAGCCAAAAAAAGCAAAGGCCACACTAAAAGCCATGCAAACTTTGTGTGGTTTGATTTTATCAGCCAAAAACCCGGTTAAAACAATAGAACTTACAATACCAACAAGTCCTAAAATTTGAAAATAGGTTTTTTCAAAAGGAGTGAAATGAAAATTGGGATGCATGAGGGTAAAATTGGGAACAAAAAGGATAAAAATCAAAATGCAAGCGGTTAAAACCCAAGTGATAAGCATGGAGATTAATATGCCAAAGCGAGAATTTTTAAACACCTCTTTAAGCGGGAACTTAACTAAGGCATTGTCCTGTTTCATTTGCTGAAAAACAGGAGTTTCTTCTAAAAAGCGTCTCAAATAGACAGAAATGATACCAAAAATCCCTCCAAGCCCAAAGGCAACCCTCCAAGCCCAATCTTCAACAACAGGCTTGTCAAAAACCATGTAAATCCCTATATAAACCAAACTCCCAAGCAAAATCCCAGAAACTACGGAAGCGGTTAAAAAACCGATATAAGTGTTTTTTTGGCCTTGCGGAGCATGTTCATGGACAAAAACCCAAGCGCCAGGCAATTCACCACCCACAGCAACGCCTTGACAAATCCTAACAAACACCAAAAAAACAGGAGCTATATAACCAAGATAATGAGCGTTTTTTAGGCTAAGTCCCATGCTATCAACGCCAAAACTCACAAAATGATTAAAAGTTGGCATCAAAGCGAGTGCAAAGGTTGGGATCACCATCAATAAAATAGAGAGCATG is a genomic window of Helicobacter pylori oki112 containing:
- a CDS encoding MFS transporter, which codes for MKHLGKKEIKILGLSSLGGTLEFYDFIIFVFFTSIIAKHFFPNTLSPIWSEINTYGIFAAGYLARPLGGIVMAHFGDRFGRKNMFMLSILLMVIPTFALALMPTFNHFVSFGVDSMGLSLKNAHYLGYIAPVFLVFVRICQGVAVGGELPGAWVFVHEHAPQGQKNTYIGFLTASVVSGILLGSLVYIGIYMVFDKPVVEDWAWRVAFGLGGIFGIISVYLRRFLEETPVFQQMKQDNALVKFPLKEVFKNSRFGILISMLITWVLTACILIFILFVPNFTLMHPNFHFTPFEKTYFQILGLVGIVSSIVLTGFLADKIKPHKVCMAFSVAFAFFGFLFFKEFYSNAPSLANTIVLYFLACFCAGIMNFCPIFMSDVFSAKIRFSGISFAYNIAYAITAGFTPQLSSWLNAKAIAAPESLQSYGLSFYIFVVALIAFIVSLLMAPIYNKSNTQHEVSPTA
- a CDS encoding 6-pyruvoyl trahydropterin synthase family protein, with protein sequence MVIRRLYKFCASHVVRNCSSLKCAQNIHGHNYEVEVFIETNRLDSANMALDFGLMQQEMQVFIESFDHAHHFWDKESDEFQRFIENHCVRYVKCSFNLSAESYALMFLYYLTRILQKSVFSNNEGELKVSSVRVHETKNGYAESFLKDLENPHFKSLVHPNCVSFSQGIQNLWHDKDFFNRIISDEKQCFFHAKPLHQIP
- a CDS encoding outer membrane beta-barrel protein, whose protein sequence is MLLKFYFSSASQSFRSPILGVNAKIGYQNYFNDFIGLAYYGIIKYNYAKASSEKVQQLSYGGWVELLVDFITTYSNKNRG
- a CDS encoding GNAT family N-acetyltransferase, encoding MTIKVFSPQYLTELEEFYAKRIADNPLGFVQRLDLLPSISGFVQKLREHGGEFFGMRKDKKLIGICGLNPINQTEAELCKFHINSAYQSQGLGQKLYESVERYALIKGYTKISLHVSKSQIKACNLYQKLGFVQIKEEDCVVELGEETLIFPTLFMEKILS
- a CDS encoding 7-carboxy-7-deazaguanine synthase QueE; protein product: MKLPVVESFFSLQGEGKRIGKPSLFLRLGGCNLSCKGFNCKTILNDEILTGCDSLYAVHPKFKTSWDYYNDPKPLIERLESLAPNYKHFDFILTGGEPSLYFNNPILISVLEHFYRQKIPLCVESNGSIFFEFSPILKELHFTLSVKLSFSLEEESKRINLKALQNILNNAKSTHFKFVLESQNAAQSIIEIQSLLKQLSLKNNEIFLMPLGTNNNELDKNLKTLAPLAIKHGFRLSDRLHIRLWDNQKGF